In Oncorhynchus nerka isolate Pitt River linkage group LG21, Oner_Uvic_2.0, whole genome shotgun sequence, the genomic window ggagccttgtctggcagtgaaacagttcatccagtctcatttactgcctttaaaaaaaaacatagctgatatggctgacttgcttaaacaaatgtagtttctactgacaattgaaatgtacaaactatggcataagggggcgacaagcggataagaggcaatccgtaattttgtTTAAGACTTTAATGAGCAAGTGACGAAGGACGTAGTcagtataactatttgttcagcacttttgaaatgtacagcgacagaattcagaacattggccgttcttacagtactgtacaacaagtcagaaccgtaggataaacaAAGGGGGCACATAAACagaatgaaagctcttacaatattcaatgactacatttctctaaaacaggttaaagGCTTCATGTGCACCACCAAGCTAGAACAGTAGGCACAATTAAGAGCTGAAAATATACCACATttttagggtgaggcacatgggctactaacagcttacacttagtattactttcttagctacagtatacatatctcccttgcatattacatcatttatgcagcagcatacaatacatttttggactcaccttgtgaaggtggcgcagcggtcatttgtgggcaaattttgtcatcaaactttgtcatcaaagtctggcattctctggatttatgatggcaactcaaacaaaaataacacacagccactccattGAATAGCAGGCGAACGTTAGTGGTTGCTTTTATCTATAATTGatcttcattatttatcttcatatgaaaAGAATTTGCCAGtggattgtcgacttgattcatgatgatgactgctagctaagactttgaaattaagatgttgacatgatcagtccaatcaaagctactgtacatataacgtgatttgacgtaattttatctgtggccagtGACCTTGAGGCTTCTTGGAAGGGCACTTGTAATAACTCTACGGCAGGACCCAATCACGGCACAATGctcctattttctgctggctcGCCCCACCACCAcggaaagcactgagctaggctgaaatacctgcgttttggagctgccttactcatgaaaacaaacaaaaaagagaccatgtgtgtatgcagctttattaactgaatgacttatatatttttttacattgtttgcaaactgatatgtgatacgtattaatgccaaaataacaggcAAAACCCCCCAAAACATATATATGGataatatatattttcaaaaCAATTGCTAAAAATGTGGGACCTGCCCTGAATGAAGGGTCGCCACTGGTGTTcttcaatctcataaaacatttgagaaaaaggctcagtcccacaggacggcgcacaattcgaccagcgtcgtccaggtttggccaggggtaggctgtcattgtaaataagaatttgtttttaactgacttgcctagttgaataaataaaatgtttttaaataaagtACCATTATCCAAGGGGAGGGTGCCGGAGTATTGAAAACGATCTTTTTTTAAAATTACTTGTTAAAGAAAATCTTTcactgagcaattgtattagcatACAATAATATagttttgctcatctttatctaGGTTGCCAATAATTTTAGACGTGACTGTATAACTCTGTATGTCATTCTGAAAGCATAGAGAGATAGCAAACATTTCAAATATAACATAATGTCTATTCTTCTCTATATATTAATATATCTATTGAAATCTCTTTATTTATCCATCATTTTGAAAGGATTACAGTGAACAAAACATGTTATATTATAAAGATATATGGATATCATGATCTATCGCTATATCTAATGCGCTATCAACTACCTATTGTACAACGTTCATTCATACCATGGTAAAGGATATCTAAAAGTACATAACATATTAGGTAGGTTTCCAAGTCAGTTTACCTGGCTAGCTGTGACAGTTCTTTCTGTGCGAGAGGATTTCCGTGCTTCTCCAAAAGGTTCTTGACCAGTTTTAGCCGTGTCTATACACAACACACAATTATATACATTTTTTGCAGGGAAATTGTATGGGGGAATGTGATTTGTTTACTGTATGGCTACAATTGTAAATTGAATTAATAGGTTTCTTAACATACCTCTTCTGTTGGTAAAGCCACATACACCCGTTTTGCAAATCGCCTGTGAATAGAAACAGTTTGAGAACATGTACCATTGGGTAAGCCTTGAAGACTTAAATGACAATTCCACCACTTTATAACCAGTTATTATGCTGTTAGgatacactgagtgaacaaaactttaggaacacctgctctttcaatgacagactgaccaggtgaatccagatcaaagctttgatcccttatttgatgtcagttgttaaatccacttcaatcagtgtagattaagggAAGGATACAGGTTAAAGGATTTTtaggccttgagacaattgaaacatggattgtgtgtgtgtgccattcagagggtgaatgggcaatacaacatatttaagtgcctttgaatggggtatggtagtaagtgccaggcgcacaggtttggctgtgtcaagaactgcaacgctgctgggtttttcacacaacagtttcctgtgttcaCACAACAGTTTCCAGTTTCCCCAAAGGATatcaagccaacttgacacacatgggccagcatccccgtggaacacttgacaccttgtagagtccatgcccggaTGAATTCAGGTTGTTCTGAGTGCAAAAGGGTGTTCAACTTAGACCAAAGGATGTTTGTACAAAGCATCCTTTGGTCTAAGTTGCACACAGTGTATATGAACTACTGTAGGATTTGATACACATTGATGTTTTATCATTTTTTGTTAGTCATTCTGCATGATTCCTCATTTTTTAAACCTGTGCATTGCCCTCATCTACAGTAtagtcaaatcacattttatttgtcgtcacgtgccgaatacaacaggtagaccttaccgtgaaatgcttacttacaagccctaaaccaacaatgcaaaaaaacaaatTTAAGTAAGAAAATATTagcaaaaatatataaaaaaataaaacttcAGGCcaaataaaaagtaaaaaattAACTATAATTTCCGGGGTGCATTTCACCTCCCACGATGCAATACTCTGCCTAGTCTGCAGTTAGCTTAGCTCGCTAGCAAGCCCAGATGAAGCTTATCATAAGTGAAGTGCATTTCACATTCCTTTTGGgttataataatattattataatGCTTGCATGAATAGAATTCTGAATATATGTTAATGTCATTGTaaccaatcaactgcattacacacacaaaaaaaggagTTTGATGCTAACAAATGCTAACCATAAGTTACCGTATCTGATGGTTAGCAAGTATGCTAGCTAGCCCAACTTCTACATCAGAAATACGTTTTTCCAACAATCACAGTCGAGTTAAACTTAGCGACTCTTTTAAACAAATGTCCAAACAACATGTAGGCCTGTTAGAACATTTATTAAGACATTTACAGGCAAATCACTATGGAATCCTAGTCTCTCATAGCTAAGTAGCTAACTCTGCTGCATCTGAAATAAAGTGTTTTCAACAATAACAGCGAAATACAGCCTGTCCAAGTAACCATCTAAACACTGTAGGCCTATTAGAACTACTAAAAAGTATGACATTTATAAGTAATTCACTACAAAAATATAGGCTATTTGGAAAAGGGCGCAATGGCCGCAACTTCATCGGTGATGGCCGGAGTGGTTTTGCCAAATGGAATCATGATAGTTTGAGCCTTGAACAGAAAAATATTGGAGTAAGCCAACTAAATATCATTCTATAGGTTTTTGAGCGTCACCTTGCAAGCAAAACATTTTAACCACCTCCCTCATGACAGCgaagagaaaaaaaaatgtatgttttgaaGTTCATTTTTTGGAGGCGGAGAGAAGATTTTGCAATTTTGTAACTCACTTcatacaattctacacatttttccatagGGTGGAGGAAAATGTtggcagtttttaatatgataactGATGATCAAAGGGCCCACCCCGGTTGGTAATTTGACCAtacttactacaagtttagatagctggccactAGACTAatttatcaatctaaaacatttaAGCTGACGTACTAATTTAGTTACTGGCGATGCACAACCACATAAAACAATTAtattattctaactctcaacagtaagttgagacacAGACTGAGtttcaaaatatatattatttatagaAAATAAATATTGGTCCAATGGCCTACATTGCTGTATTAGACATACGAAGACAACCAGAGCAACACATAGCAGGGAGTTCGAATAAGATCATGTTCTATAAAgagttttttatttaactaggcaagtcagttaagaacgccCGGGTTTGGCCTAACCCAGGCGACGTGCCGCCCtttgactcccaatcacagccggatgcgTTTCAGCGTGGATACAAactagggactgtagtgacgcctcttgcactcttgcagtgccttagactgctgcgccacttgggagccccatAGATAGATGACTAATAAAAAATACAGTCATTTTCAGCTAAGGGATCCTacttgaaaaaaaaaacagagaAGCAATTTCCAGTTTTGCTCATCACAAAACAATCATTAGCCATGAAATCACAAAATTACACTAAAAAAACTGTTTCTGACATCACTAAATACTTCATAATAACAAACCAAATGTTACATGTGGCGGAGTTGCCCTTTGACAGTGCTACCTTGTGGCAGAGAGACCTAACTGAAAAGTgaacctgggttgtgttcagtaggcacACAAAAACGGGTAGGGCGGTACTACATGAACAATTTGCATGTTTTCCATTGCAATACCCTGTGTCCTATTGAAAACAACCGTGGCATACAAAAAAAAAACTGGGCATCCCCTGCCCCAGCCACACTGGCCAACAGTACCTAAGAACAGCTTCGTCCAGCTCCTGAGGTCTGTTGGTGGCTCCCATCACCAACACCCGCTCATCCCCACCAGACTGCACCTGAACACACATACAAATAAATACTATTGGCAGAAACAGTTAGACAATGTATCTCTTTGACAGATTTAATGTGGAAGATGCAAAATCTTTCTGCAGGATATGGACAAAAAAATCCAATCAAAgtgtattggtcgcgtacacagtttagcagatgttatagcaggtgtagcgaaattcttgtgtGACTAGCTCCTAAACAGACATGGCTGGTTGCAGGATGTGGCCAACACACAGAATCCCTCCAGGGACAAACATTGCATACACGTGTGCATACGCTCATGAACtcataaaacaaaacaaataaacaGGTCACAAAATTAACACTggaacacacatgcatgcatacgcagaaacacacacagggagagacctTACCCCATCAAATTCAATCAAGAACTCAGTCTTGAGTCGTCTGCTGGCAtcatgctctccctctctcctctcacagagTAGACTGTCAATCTCATCTGTGTGGGGTAAGTAACTGTAGTCATAATCTGAATGGAAGGGTCCCATTATCCTAGTATTCTATGCATAGTCGTACACTCCACTTCCATCAGTTATTAAATAGAAAAGTCTTGCCAACATGCTACAATGCAACTTTCTTGCATACAATATCTGTGCTTATTATTAGATTGCAGGTAATGAAACATAATTATCGTTATGCGCTTTCTTGACCAGTTCATTGCAGTTACGCATTCATCTTGGTTTATCTAACAAAGTCAAAGTTACCTATGAAGATGATCGAGGGTTGCAGTTCTCTGGCGACGGCAAACAGAGCTCGCAccagcttctctccctcccccacctacAGGGAAAGACCAAAAGAATAGTGAGTTTACTCTTTTTCTACAAGGGTCTACTTGAAATGACTGATATATGGTTGTTTTTCTGCTAAACTCAGCTGAATGCACCGACTAAGTTgcactggataagagcatctgctagaTAACTAACATGCAAAGAAATGTCAAATGTAACAAATGAAAGTGTAAAGAGATCTCTACGCTAATAATGTACTCACATATTTCGAGGTCAAGCTGGCTGCACTTATGTTGAAGAATGTGGCGTTGGACTCCATGGCCACTGCTTTAGCCTATCCgtaaaagaaagagaaaaaatgTCAAATGCAGAACATTATACTTATTTTGAGATATTTTCAACGATATGCTCTATAATCCTTAAATCCAATATTTTTCTGTTCGCTTTGTTTTAAATTTGATAACATATCCAAATTCCTGCTCTATAGAATCACCATTTGTTTTAATGCAGGTCAGACACATTTTGTGAGATTGAGTACATACTAGAGTACATGAATGATGGCTAAACTACATTCATAATGGCTAATGCAATGTTGTatgacaaaaaaaacacaaaatatacatTTCCACAGATTTAGCCTATCCTTACATCATTCTGTGCCATCGGTCATAGTACTCTACTGTCAAAGTACTACCATATAAAATGTACTTACAAACTTAGACCTAAACCAACTCTACTCTTGGACAAAGCATCTTGTAGTTAGAGGATGTCTCAACCAGCTACTCCAGTGAAAGGACTATATCCACTGTTTATATTAATTATTAGTCTTGTATTATAACGATTTTACAAATGCATCGTTTTGTGCATTTTCTATGACAGTTGTTATGTTATATCATGATCACTTGTGATCTTTGTGAGCCTAACCAAGACTCACTCTCCTAATCATTTCTCATTCGGTCTCTTGCCAATACCACATGGCACTGCACCACACTCACCAGCATCGTCTTTCCGTTGCCAGGAGGACCGAAGAGCAGAAGGCCTCGTGCTGGAGCCCTCAAGCCTGTAAACAACTGGAAAAAAAACATCTACTCAGCACTTTTTCATAGTCCTGAAGTTCAAAATTACAGAGCAATACATAGTAATTTATTGATTCTGATAGGCTGATTTAACATttactgtatacatacagtatgaagtgggtaaaacagtacaTAAACATGACTAAAGttaccagtgttcaatgactatgtacatagggcagcagtcttgagtacctggtggtagccagctagaacagtgactaagtttcagggcagggtactgggcggaggccagctagtggtgactgtttaacagtctgatggcctggagataaaagctgtttttcagtctctcggccccagctttgatacacctgtaatGTCTCCGCTTTCTAGATGGTAACGGGTGAACaagccgtggctcgggtggctgagttCCTTGATTTtcttggcctttctgtgacaccAGGTGCCGTAGATgtcttggagggcaggcagtgtgctacCGGGTGATGTGTTGGGCTCATCGCACTGCCATGGATGGcacaattgccgtaccaggctgtgatacagcctgacaggatgctctcaatggtccATCTGTCGAAGTTTATGAGGATCCTAGGGGCCAaggcaaatttcttcagcctcctgaggttgaagaggcgctgtcgtGCTTTCcgcaccacactgtctgtgtgaagggaccatttcaggttgtcagtgatgtgcatgccgaggaacttgaagcttttgacctTCTCCACTGCGACCCCATACAAATAATCCTGGCACCACTCTACCAGggctcatcattgttggtaatcaggcctaccactgttgtcgtaacatgactgaacaaggCGTTAATGGCCCACAAATAGTTTTAGAATGGCTTGTGTTTTAGAATGTAAAATGCAGCCCACCAATGGAGATGCATCCAGCTGCAGCGCCAATGTGCAACAGAAGGGAGAAAAACATAGCGCCGGTAATATGGTCACAACTATCGAACGGTTTGGGCTAGACACTGTCTTTGTAGTAATGGTGCAACCGAAGCGCTGGCTTTGGCACACGGAAACAAAGTGGTACAACAAAGCCTAATCATTACAACAATTGTTAGCGGGCATATTATTTTTTTGTGCACTGGTGCTACAAAATAAAAATTCCCTCCTATAAAGCTTGAACACATTTGCTCGTATCCACGGTTCCCCCTTATTCATTATGATTGAAAAGTCAAAACCGATCCTAGATTAGCACTCATACTCTGAGACACCTTTGTAGGCcatctgtaacggcgttcttcgtttgttgaaagagaggaccgaaatgcagcgtggtggttactcatgtttcaTTAATGAAGAAAaacggaacgatacatgaaataactattaaatacgaaaacaacaaacggaacgtgaaacctaatacagcctatctggggaacactacacaaagacaggaacaatcacccacgaaatacaaagtgaaactcaggctacctaaatacggttccccatcagagacaacaagaatcacctgactctgattgagaaccgcctcaggcagccaagcctatactagacacacccctaatcaaccacaatcccaatgcctacaaaaaacccaatacgacaatacaataaacccatgtcacaccatggcctgaacaaataattaaagaaaacacaaaatactaagaccaaggcgtgacaccatcattgtaaataagaatttgatcttaactgacttgcctagttaaatcaacaGAACAAAAAAATACAGACCATTATGTTAGGACTGCCCACACTAACAGTTGCTGCTCAACATTTTTACTGACGATGTTACTGAGAGGTGATACTTTGTAAGAGGCTGCCCATAACAGCCTGTGAAAAGACTACCATATACACTCCATTGTCCAGTGAATTGCTGTTCCTCTTCAATCTCACCTCTGGCCTCAGTGCAGGCAGGATGACTATTTCCTGTAGGGCCTGCTTAGCCAGCTCCTGGCCAGCAATGTCCTCAAACCTCACTGATGAgccactggaacacacacacaagactGGTCTGAGTGCTCTTTCCCATACAGAAATAAAGACATACTCAACTCTGCCTGGGTTGTATAAATTAAGCAGCAAAGACAGACTGAAACAGGCAGGCAGAACTTTTCAGTGTCAAAACATTATAAAAAGTGTGCCCTATTGAACATGACCCAGGTCAAGCAGTCAACATCTATTGTGTTCCAAACTGAGACACCTTGCAAAAGCACATGCTTTAAGTCCAGTGAATAATACATAACACTCCAAATCATTGCCTTTCACCTGTCTATGATCTCGCTGAGGATGAGGTTGGCAAGCTTGCTGTCCACATTCTTCAAGTTCTTCATGTCCCTGTTCTTCAGTGGGGACATAGATgtgggagtggtggtggtgggtttaCAGCCCACTTTACCCTATAACAAAATAACCATGAATTCAGATTTGGTTACGATTTTAAACAAGCTAATCTCTTGTGATGATGATTGGAAATTCTCCTATTTTATTAAGTGTGTTAATTTTGTCTTCCTTTCATTAAAAATTGATATAGACTGGACATGTTCTTTTAGTATTCGTTTTTTTATTCCAGCTATTTTATAGTCCATGGCTGTAGTGCTAGTCTAGGATCAGTTATTCCGTTCAGAGCATAATTAATCAAATTTACATTGACAGGGAggaactgatcccagatcagcattcctactctgagacactatcAATATGGGCCCTGGACTCTTGGCTAGATGTGGAGTTAGTTGAGGAAAGAATCTGTGTCTCACCTTGTTGCTGTTGGACTGGGGGGCCGGTCTGTGCTGTGTGAGACTGCTGGAGGGCCCACTGAAGCTGGGGGAGTGCTGGTGGCCCCCGTGGCCTGCCGCCAAGGTTTTTTTTGCCGTATGCTTTGGTCGTGGGAGGGAGTGACTGGAGTGAGTAGTCAGGTAGTCCCTCTTTTTGGGTACAGCTCCACTTACTGCCAAGAGCAAGGAGACTGTTAGAACAATCAAGATTAATGATCAATGATTTTATCAGTATGGTCGTTTTAGGACATTTAAATTAAGCTGTGTGTGAGCTAATGTCCCTTCAGTAGAGGCATAATGATTCTCCAGGCCTGATTTAGTCTTAGACTGTGTGAATCTGAACAGGTCCAACAGACTTCAAACGTCAAGTCCATGTAGTCACTGGACAAAGCTGGATAAACACCCACCAGTGTTTCTATGAAAGAGAAATATGACTGTAGTTTGAGGTAGCCATCAGTGTCAGTGTGAAGAACATATTGATAAATACACAAACAAAGCAGCAGAAAGAGTAAAACAAATAAAATCGGTAACACTTAACTTGGAGGAAGCTTACTGTACATTGGCATTCAAAGATGAAATAGGAACAAACAGGAAAAGTAGGTTTGGAGGTAGATCAATTTCAATTATGTATGAAGAGAATAAAGCCAGAAAAACTGGAATTCCTGAATAATGAGGAACAATGACACCCCTGAAAACAACACTTTTATGAAACCAGTCATGACAACTGAAAGCAGATTCCCAGTAAGCACCCACCTGAACGTAGATGCCCGTTATGGTACGACTGGTTTGAGCTCTCTGTATAGATGTCTCTCTGAGCTGGCCCTGAACACAGCTTTGCTATACAACAGGAatgacaacaaaaacaaaacGAAATTGGGAAACAGAATAGGAGAAGGGAGGGAAAAGGAGAAGAAAAGGAAATTATATTAAACAAATAAGATAAGGGCCATGATTCTTTAAATGGGAGGGTGCCTAAGTGAAGTTGTCATGCCACATCCAAAAAAAGAGGCCTATGGGGTAGGGCTGAGAGGATTGTCAGTGTCTTAGGCAGCAAAGCCAAACATAGCAGCCATATggtctcctgagtggcgcagcagtctaagtcactgcatctcagtgcaagaggcgtcactacagtcactggttcaaatccaggctgtatcacatctggccgtgtgattgagagtcccatagggcggcgcacaattggcccagcgtcgtccgggtttggccggggtaggccgtcattgtaaataagaaatttgttcttaactgacttgcctagttaaataaaaggttaaataaaaatacatttatatAAATTCCAAACAGGACGAATCAAAACACCAAGAGTAGGGTCCTGTTCATTAGAGAAATGTTTTAAAACGTTCTGCAAAGCAAAAGGAAAATGAtaatttcttattggacaagtctaGGTTTGTTATCTTAGGTTTGGTGCCTGATGAACATGACTCAGGATAATGTTACAGCCAGCTGTGGAATGACGAGAAGCTTCTGAAAGAGCTTTGGGGGACCACTGAGTGGATTTTTACCCTAATTGACTAATTCTGTCATTTAAAGGAGTAAATCCTGTTTTGGGGTGTCCATTACGGGTTTAATAAAAAGGTACTGGAGAATTTAGGGCCTACTCCCTTTTGGTGCATAAAGCACATTGTAGTTTGGAAGTGATGTCAATACAAAAAGTATGTATGCGAATATACACTgaattgcacccccttttgccctcagaacagcctcaatttgtcagggcatggacaacaaggtgtcgaaagcgttccacaaggatgctagcccgtgttgactccaatgcttcccacagttgtgtcaaattggctggatgtcccttgggtggtgaaccattcttgatacacacaagaatgttgagagtgaaaaacacagcaatgttgcagttcttgacacactcaaaccggtgcgcctggcacctactacaataccccaatcaaaggcacttcaatattttgtctagccaattcaccctctgaaaggcacatgtacacaatccatgtctctctgaaaaatccttctttaacccatttcctcccttcatctacactgactgaagtggatttaacagatgacatcaataagggatcatagctttcacctggattcacctgtcatggaaatgttttgtacactcaatgtatacAAGGCCTACATGTTGTTTTCCCCCCAAGAGATACAAAGCTATGGAGCGATTTTAGTGCCAGCAGTAATTGTACTGGATTTGGATATTTAATTTCAATTAAATAATTTTGAATTTGTAATCCACAAATGGAATGAATAATTTCATTCAGTTTTAAAATTCAATTTCAATGTAATTGAATATTCAAATTCAATATTTCTACATTCAGTTTCAATGTGGTATATATTGCATTCATTTTCCTATTGTAATTTTGCAAACTATAATTTAAAGTTGATCAAAGTTTCATATATTCAACTTCTCAAATGTATTCAAATTCAGCTCTCTAAATTCAGATTCAAAACCAGAGACAACATCATGGTACTTAGCCAGCCAGGAAAGGTAGAGAGCAGATagacacaaaataatctgaaacaaccaaaacaaacaacaaatgcaTTCAACAggtttgtagtcacaagcttgcTGTAgttagtcattgtgtgctatgaatatgggagcaaatacttttggtccccttaAATGGggtgactatgtacaaaaagcgatatcatttctaaacggttcacccgatatggatgaaaattagaggtcgaccgattaagctcgggggatccaatcttgcaaccttacagttaactagtccaacgcaataacgagcTGCCTCTCTCtagttgcactccacaaggagactgcctgttacacaaatgcagtaagccaagttaagttgctagctagcattaaacttatcttataaaaaacaatcaatcacaaGTTAATTACACATGTTtgttgatattactagatattatctagcgtgtcctgcgttgcatataatctgactgagcatacaagcatataagtatctgactgagcggtggtggtaggcagaagcaggcgcgtaaacattcattcaaacatcacttttgtgcgttttgccagcagctctt contains:
- the LOC115103925 gene encoding spastin-like isoform X1; its protein translation is MSSPEGRGSRKKRGPAGSPPDGGDICVQVSLHKRNVYYFFYPLLALFAVLRVLVLNFGVLFAWLCERMSRAMVARPKQRAADEHANKVCKQDSGEQIRNSHKQAFEYISVALRIDEDDKVHKEQAVQWYKRGIAELERGIAIKVAENGEKYERDKRLQAKMITNLIMAKDRLELLAKLCSGPAQRDIYTESSNQSYHNGHLRSVSGAVPKKRDYLTTHSSHSLPRPKHTAKKTLAAGHGGHQHSPSFSGPSSSLTQHRPAPQSNSNKGKVGCKPTTTTPTSMSPLKNRDMKNLKNVDSKLANLILSEIIDSGSSVRFEDIAGQELAKQALQEIVILPALRPELFTGLRAPARGLLLFGPPGNGKTMLAKAVAMESNATFFNISAASLTSKYVGEGEKLVRALFAVARELQPSIIFIDEIDSLLCERREGEHDASRRLKTEFLIEFDGVQSGGDERVLVMGATNRPQELDEAVLRRFAKRVYVALPTEETRLKLVKNLLEKHGNPLAQKELSQLARMTEGYSGSDLTSLAKDASLGPIRELRPEQVRNMAANEVRNIRFSDFVESLKKIKRSVGPQTLDLYVRWNKDYGDTTGV
- the LOC115103925 gene encoding spastin-like isoform X3; this translates as MSSPEGRGSRKKRGPAGSPPDGGDICVQVSLHKRNVYYFFYPLLALFAVLRVLVLNFGVLFAWLCERMSRAMVARPKQRAADEHANKVCKQDSGEQIRNSHKQAFEYISVALRIDEDDKVHKEQAVQWYKRGIAELERGIAIKVAENGEKYERDKRLQAKMITNLIMAKDRLELLAKLCSGPAQRDIYTESSNQSYHNGHLRSVSGAVPKKRDYLTTHSSHSLPRPKHTAKKTLAAGHGGHQHSPSFSGPSSSLTQHRPAPQSNSNKGKVGCKPTTTTPTSMSPLKNRDMKNLKNVDSKLANLILSEIIDSGSSVRFEDIAGQELAKQALQEIVILPALRPELFTGLRAPARGLLLFGPPGNGKTMLAKAVAMESNATFFNISAASLTSKYVGEGEKLVRALFAVARELQPSIIFIDEIDSLLCERREGEHDASRRLKTEFLIEFDGVQSGGDERVLVMGATNRPQELDEAVLRRFAKRVYVALPTEETRLKLVKNLLEKHGNPLAQKELSQLARMTEGYSGSDLTSLAKDASLGPIRELRPEQVRNMAANECSVPLCR
- the LOC115103925 gene encoding spastin-like isoform X2, whose product is MSSPEGRGSRKKRGPAGSPPDGGDICVQVSLHKRNVYYFFYPLLALFAVLRVLVLNFGVLFAWLCERMSRAMVARPKQRAADEHANKVCKQDSGEQIRNSHKQAFEYISVALRIDEDDKVHKEQAVQWYKRGIAELERGIAIKVAENGEKYERDKRLQAKMITNLIMAKDRLELLVSGAVPKKRDYLTTHSSHSLPRPKHTAKKTLAAGHGGHQHSPSFSGPSSSLTQHRPAPQSNSNKGKVGCKPTTTTPTSMSPLKNRDMKNLKNVDSKLANLILSEIIDSGSSVRFEDIAGQELAKQALQEIVILPALRPELFTGLRAPARGLLLFGPPGNGKTMLAKAVAMESNATFFNISAASLTSKYVGEGEKLVRALFAVARELQPSIIFIDEIDSLLCERREGEHDASRRLKTEFLIEFDGVQSGGDERVLVMGATNRPQELDEAVLRRFAKRVYVALPTEETRLKLVKNLLEKHGNPLAQKELSQLARMTEGYSGSDLTSLAKDASLGPIRELRPEQVRNMAANEVRNIRFSDFVESLKKIKRSVGPQTLDLYVRWNKDYGDTTGV